A genome region from Methanosphaera sp. WGK6 includes the following:
- a CDS encoding dihydroneopterin aldolase family protein produces MNEDNYFKNLSDRERAIFEGGISMGALYHQFIGTPVNIDTCDSLEKAIEESILLQPAIVDVHVSLNKDLIKKASGTMNYTSLEGNMLYVEITTKVNEICTCTCISYDEELNYPIMYIKD; encoded by the coding sequence ATGAATGAAGATAATTATTTTAAAAATTTATCTGATAGAGAACGAGCAATTTTTGAAGGTGGGATTAGTATGGGTGCACTATATCATCAATTTATTGGAACACCTGTTAATATTGATACATGTGATAGTCTTGAAAAAGCAATAGAAGAAAGTATATTATTACAACCTGCAATTGTGGATGTACATGTTTCTCTTAATAAAGATTTGATTAAAAAAGCATCTGGTACTATGAATTATACTTCTCTTGAAGGGAATATGCTTTATGTTGAGATAACTACTAAAGTTAATGAAATTTGTACATGTACATGTATATCATATGATGAAGAATTGAATTATCCTATAATGTATATAAAAGATTAG